In Dehalococcoidales bacterium, the sequence GCGTCTATATTATGTCCAGACTACATCTGGATTATAGGTTATCCGTCGAGAGACGGTCAAGAAAGCCCGCCATCAACGGTTCACGAGCGAGGTCTCGTCCTGCCGAACCCCCCACCTAATAGCAAATCCCCTTCCCTGGCAGCAAGGAAGGGGATTCGGCAAGCTTCTAAGCACTCTACTTTATCTTAGCCCTGGACCTGCTGCCTGGCTATGGTGACCAGGCTGCTAAACGACTCCGGTTCCCTTACGGCCATGTCGGCCATCATCTTGCGGTTAATCTCAACACCGGCTTTCTTCAGACCATGAATGAACTGGCCGTAGGTAAGGCCTTCGGCCCTGCTGGCGGCGTTGACGCGAGATATCCAGAGACGCCTCATGTCACCCTTTCGCTCGCGGCGGTGGGCATAGGCGTAGCTCAATGACTTAAGCATTGATTCATTAGCACGGCGAATAAGGGAATGCTTGGTTCCCCGGTGCCCCTTGGTCAGGGCAAGCA encodes:
- the rplT gene encoding 50S ribosomal protein L20, with translation MPRVKRGVTTHRRHKRLLALTKGHRGTKHSLIRRANESMLKSLSYAYAHRRERKGDMRRLWISRVNAASRAEGLTYGQFIHGLKKAGVEINRKMMADMAVREPESFSSLVTIARQQVQG